Proteins encoded in a region of the Zea mays cultivar B73 chromosome 4, Zm-B73-REFERENCE-NAM-5.0, whole genome shotgun sequence genome:
- the LOC109945927 gene encoding protein FAR-RED IMPAIRED RESPONSE 1-like → MTTPCTSDGRNAVTPPAALPAPGIVEEGNTVHQSLMGTSQRIPMRTIGEHEQDTPHILQSHDDSIDQRLVPKVGMTFSNVDEAYKFYSRYAYEVGFPLKRYRERKNCKWLNCSMEGKRAERGNGTPKVRNTISKRTQCRAGMKLKKIYDDAKENIISVRIDLIHLEHNHEFFRKDTEKNQLQCNKTHDPEYMEFLSAMQESRIPQHCIMDFVSEMHGGPENVPLTTQDMINLKKARQRERNANDVSKLLSFFALCKKDNPQFFSDFQLDQEGKILSIFWSHASQQADYIDFGDAVTFDTTHKTNLYDKPLGMFVGCNHHLQCTVFGFTLLGDETVDTFEWVFNAFKTCMGAEGPRVMLTDQDLAMPVALGRI, encoded by the exons ATGACGACACCCTGTACGAGCGATGGCCGGAATGCTGTAACTCCACCGGCTGCGTTACCGGCGCCAGGAATTGTTGAAGAAGGCAACACAGTTCATCAAAGTTTGATGGGAACAAGTCAGCGGATACCCATGCGGACAATTGGTGAACATGAGCAGGACACACCACACATTCTCCAAAGCCAT GATGATAGTATAGATCAACGATTGGTACCGAAGGTGGGTATGACATTTAGTAATGTGGACGAGGCGTACAAATTTTATAGCCgatatgcatatgaagttggatttccattGAAGAGATATAGGGAGAGAAAAAATTGCAAGTGGTTGAATTGTTCAATGGAAGGCAAGCGTGCCGAAAGAGGAAATGGTACTCCAAAAGTGCGAAATACAATTTCCAAAAGAACACAATGCAGAGCTGGAATGAAACTTAAAAAAATCTATGACGATGCCAAAGAGAATATCATTTCAGTGCGGATTGATCTTATTCATTTGGAACATAATCATGAGTTCTTCAGAAAGGATACAGAAAAGAATCAGTTACAGTGCAACAAGACACATGATCCAGAATACAtggagttccttagtgcgatgcaagaaAGCAGGATTCCGCAACACTGTATTATGGATTTTGTTTCAGAAATGCATGGTGGACCAGAGAATGTACCGTTAACTACACAAGACATGATCAACCT GAAGAAAGCGCGACAAAGAGAAAGAAATGCCAATGATGTGTCTAAGCTGCTATCTTTTTTTGCATTGTGTAAAAAAGATAACCCACAGTTTTTCTCTGACTTCCAACTAGACCAAGAAGGAAAGATTTTGAGCATTTTTTGGTCCCATGCTAGCCAGCAAGCAGATTACATTGACTTTGGAGATGCAGTTACCTTTGATACAACTCATAAGACAAATCTATATGACAAACCCCTGGGAATGTTTGTTGGTTGTAACCACCATCTGCAGTGCACCGTATTTGGTTTCACATTGTTGGGTGACGAAACTGTAGACACATTCGAGTGGGTTTTCAATGCattcaaaacatgcatgggagCTGAAGGACCACGAGTAATGCTTACAG ATCAAGATCTAGCAATGCCAGTTGCACTAGGCAGG ATTTGA